ttcgtcccattttcacaagtaaaacATCTGATATCACCAATACTTTCTGTGGTACCAAATTCTCACAACGAATTAGATGTTGTGTTTAAAAACAATGTGTGTTAGCAACGTCGTCAATGTAGTACGGTATcttactctggcatctaagatattgtgtccgaatatttttgcgacgttaaattttgtcacaatcttgtttatcgcttattatacaaaagaacatgtacaataaataaacaaaatttatgtttctacttactttaagaagtgctttattatatgagaaaacaattgattcaagaatactatcataaacaataaaaaggagcaataattcttgtaataatatcgtgtccgaatattaatgcgggTCACTGTAAATACAACAATTTTGAACGTAGGGCAAATTGTTAACAAAGTATTCGTATACCTTTTAAagcggaataactttttcataATTGAGCCAAGCGATCTAAATTGTTTTGGGATGTTaaagggattagtttactagacaatggctaaaaaaATTTGTTTGGCGAAATTGCAATTCGTTGACGTAGTAAAAGAAtcataaaacaatgttttttcaacttttttatctgagtcaataacgaaaattgaaaaaatgcattttgtagatttagatttttcttttaaattaaattatttcgcataacgttataaataaatataaaacaactGTATTACACAACAAgtcaatatatttattttcctgAGGACTATTAGATATTACAAGTGAACGTGAGGAGAAAATTCCATCTTCGGAATTTTCACAATAATTATCACTGAATATTGATATGGTGGAAAGTCAGCGTTCTTTACTACGCGCCAGAAGGATGTCACGTTGTTGGGTAATTCTCGATAAATGCACGTTTAAATGCTTAACTCCTACAGTTTCGACATTTAACACCAGCAAGTTAAGTAAGCTAATTCATCGTGCACGTTGAATCAGCATCCGTTGGAAAAACATACTGCATTGATTAGAGTGAATCTTTTTGCACAAGTAATTGCGATAAGTGCTGCAAGTCATATTGCAGCTAATAATAagaatgtaaataaaataaaatcgattaTTATTCATATAGCACTAGAAGAACCGATTAATCAAAACGATTCATTTCTTGTATACGAGTTACAAGTTAATTAAACCGTATATTTATCGCAACTCGCTAGGTAGAAGATTTTCATATTTTCAATCATTACAAGGCAATAAACATAGAATGCAAAATGTAGAATGTAAAAAACTTTTATATTCTCAATCATTGATACGCagaatgtaaaatataaaagacTTGTATATTcgtaatcatttttaaataatcACAGGATATGGAATataaaagaatttcatatttTCAATCATTACAGCAATCATACTTAAACATAAAAACAGAATATAGTAAATTAATTCTATGTGATAAGAGTGTACAATTTTCTATCTAGGTCAAAGTGGATCCAGTTCTCTACTGAACAGCTTTGCTGATCGGAAAACTACGAAAATTTTGGACGCCGGACGAATTTATGGATGATAAAACCAATATTGACAGTAGtgtagattcgcatggactggaagaaCAAAGAGGGGCAGAAAAGAACGAAACGGTTTGCCGGCAAGTGACAGTGTCTCATCGGCCATAACCGAGGCAAGAAGCAAGGAAAACCGTCTATTGGTATAATGTATCGGTTTGTTAAGTAGTGAATGGAAACGCAAGTAATTAAACTATACCTTGCGCGCGATATATGATAGCGATAGCGAAATACGTTTCACGGGCAACCGACTTCTCTGTTGAAGTCTCATCAAATCGTTGATCAATCTGAATCTTATGTGGGACGATAGTGTCAACAAAGATGCCGAACGTTAAAGATATTAAGATGAAAGCACCTGACGGCGGATGGGGATGGTTTGTGTGCCTTGGTACCAGCTTAATAAcggtaattattatttttttaatgaacGACAACAAATGAGGCTAAATAACCGTTTATTGGATGAATATTGGATATTTATTAGGAATCTGTGGATGGAGTAATATTTGTTTACACTATGAACTGGTTATTAGTTGTACATATTTACtattttgttgaaaaaatattgGAAGCAATTTACATTTACTTCTATGGAAACTTCTTCGAAATCTCAGATATTGTACAATTTCATAACGAGAACAATTTCAAGAACTAATTCAAAGAAATTGTAAAAGTTCATTGCAGAAGAATATGACAATGTTTGTTTACAATAATATCTTTctttttactgaaaatattaAACATCTAACTGCGAATCGTTACTATCAGGTCGATCTATATTCGAAGGTAGAAATAGGTTATTCAAAGCCATGGCCGTTTATTATTCTTGCATTTGTTTGCACGTATTTTCGAGGTATACCTTGCATTCACAATCTTATGCAACTCTATCAAATctagaatttttgtatttattaaaTTGTTGCAATTGTAATAATTGATGTATTAATCGATTCTTTACGATAAATATTCCAAGAACATGAATATTTAATCAACTATACAAGAGACATGAATTTTTAATCAACTCTATAAGAAACATGAAGTTTTAATCAACTGTATAAAACAATAATTAAAAGAATCATTTCAAATTCGAAAACCATTTGGAATAAATTAACTTAATAATacttaaaaataatttcttttccaaaggtgtttaataaaataaaacatacatTATTACAGGAACATGTACATTATTAACAAAGaaaatttatacaattatatattttcattgaaaaaacGGTCTCAGAAtcgtttttattaaattaagtcAGAATTCGAGTGCATCatttcttaaaaaatgccaTGTCTAGATCTGTAGTATATAAATAAACGAGACATAATTATTTGTCATTGTTTAATTCCAGTAACGTCTTTACATTTCGTAACTATGATAAGAGATTTTTACGTGTCGACAAATCCACCTAATCTTATTAACCCAACACGTGTTATCACAACCAGTTGATTCAATATCTGTGCCTACAAAGTAAACTTTTTAATCATGCTTCTATCTTGAAAAAGGATATAAAATATCCACTTTCGTTTAATGAAGAAAATCGTTAATTTTACAATCAGCTGTAGATGAAATTGCAATAATTCTCTATTATTTTAAGCTTTCTTTAAGATCCTTGGATCCTTCATTTGGTCTCCTTTTTCATGAACCTTTGAAGAAATTAAATATCGACTCGACAGGTGCGTCGTTAATAATGAGCATCTTGGACGCCATTGTTAATTTTTCAGGTATGAAGCTGCttttttacaatttaaataatgaTGTTTAAGGCAACAATACAATTTCGCTGTATTGAACCGAAATAAACAAAATCCTTTTACAAGCAATCTAATCTTTTTTGTTTGTCTagaaaatcttctatttcgaaATATAACTTATCATAATTGAaaacgaaaaatatatatattttttatgttaAGGGTTCTACTATACGCGAAAGACTTTTAAATATTGCACTATAGATACAGTCTATTAGTTACTATAGTATTTTTCGATAAGAGATTTTTAAAATACTCTTGTACTCATATTAACCATTCACTTTGATCGTATATTACTTCAGATTTTGGATGCCTCATTTCGGAAAACAAATTACAACAACAGCAAAGTATTAGAAAAAGAAAGCATTGCTATGTTAGATAAAActcattatattaatatacaatgtTTTATCAATTTTAGTAATTTACAAATTTGTTAAGAAAAAATACtgtatttttaatcatttcggtTCCAATTTTCCAAATTATTTTCGGCACAGAGAAAATGTATAGTTATAACTATTATAagacatttgaaaataaatcctATCTTCATATTGTTATTATCTTCAAGAGAAATGAAATGCtctgaaataatatgtagtagtaattttatttcaactcATACACTTTTACATTAAAGCTTTTGGTGTCTTTACAACATATAAAAAATCCAAACTCATCTACAATTAagctatttctttattttattctattttatagcAAACAAGTAATAACTGGTAATAACTGTCTTCTTTCTAAGAATTCCATAATGGCTTCCTTTtttcataattaaaaaataatagttgCTGCAATTACTATAAGCTACTCCATTAAATTTCATTTGTGAAAACTATATTTTAAGTCTAACAATGCGCTTTGCTTTTGTCACAGGTCTTTTCATAGGACCGCTGTTGAAGACATTTTCTTACAGAAAGGTTGCTTTCTTTGGATCTGTTCTAAGCTGCATTGGACTGATTCTTACATCGTGCGCTAATAGCATGATCCATATTATTTGTACTTACAGTATTATATCAGGTATGAAACGACAAGTGTATAATTATTGCaataatttgttcattattttcaaAAGTTTTTCATTGAAAATATGGGAAGTCAGTAGATTCTACAAACGTTAAGTTattcattaatttattattttaagttaCAGTTAAATTTTTCCAACATTTTGTTGATACCTTATCTTATAAATTAATCCTTCAAATTAGTCAAAAATAAGTTCAATCGTTAGATTCGATTTCGTTTAGAGATCGTCGCAAGATTAATGAATGTCAGTGTATGTATTGTAATTCGCGCTTTAAATGAATATTACAATTCAATATATAATTCAACAGTGcaatacaatttaataatacAATACCATTCAATAATTCAACAGTAACGATTCAAATGAATCTTCAAAATCCTTTTGATTTACATACGAATAAAACTTACAGGTAATTGATGTGACCTAAAAGACGTACTATTTTATGTATGTAAGTACTAGGCAGTAAATTATATAGATAATTGCATTTGCGATTATAATTTACCAATTTCAATGGCTATGATCTTTTCTTAAAATTACGCCAATTTCTCATCAATGAATGAAAAAGGTATTTGAACATGAAGGAGATTGTGCAAATGATGTTTCATATATACTTTTGCCTAACAAACAGTATAGTGAAAAAAAACGTGTAGAAaaaagatttagtttaaaatataattcacAAAACTCGTTTACCATAAagtatcgaattttataaattccCATGTAACCAACAAAAAGCACACATTGATATGTTAATGTGTTCGGTATATACTTATCGCGAAGGCAATATTTCGCTGAAAATGAGCGTAACTTATCCACAAgcaagttatttattatttagctaTTAGAAACTCTTGTCTTGCATCGAATTCAATgcgtttaatttattttcgtGTTTTCCTACAGGTCTAGGAACCGGTCTTGCACTAGCTTCATCTTTTGTCGCATTAAACACGTTTTTCGATAAAAAACGGGGTCAAGCAGTCGGGTTTTCCATGGCGGGAACAACATTAGCTATGATGCTGGTACCACAGGTATGAAGTATTTACAAGCTTTGTCCCTCAAACATTTTTTTAACTCTGAATAACGTTAATCACTTTCGAATGTCTCACCGCATTCACGTTGTATAGTATGTTGCATATGTCAGAAAGTGCACAGCTGGAAAGGTATTGCATAATACATAAGTATAGATTCATAGATTGATGTACAGAAAATAACGAGAACAATGCAGACTTTTTtttagcaatttttatttcaccttTGTATCTTATTCGGTATGGACGCAAGATTGTAATTGTCTTATCGTTGACATGTTATCTAAAGGTCATGATTTTTCAAGAAACACATGCAATATACATTGAGCAATTTAAAATCTCGATTTGTCTAACTtttaatacacgaattcgcgttTATACGTACATGTACAAACACGTATGCTTGGAAACAGAGCATGTGTATAATCTTAATTATTGACGCCAGTCGTTGACCCAGGCTCTTGTTAACATCGGTTGCAATTGTTTTACTGCGATCTTTAATATTTTGAGTGCTTTGTTACCAGGAAATGTACGTGTTTCGGTCATTTTTATAATCAGAATCAAAATTAAGTGATTGATATTTACTACGAGTTAttgtttttaacatttttaaatattcgttACTTCTGCTTGTAAAAAAAATTGTGCGACACTATTTTTGtaggatatataaatatagatatttatataaatatatgttgaCTTTGACAATGTTTCTATTGTGTATAATTTCATGATGAAATTGATTTCAACTAGATCGTGGATCATTatgcaatacaaaaattgtctacattaaTTGTAAAAAACGGGTAATCAATTAAaagtttttttctttatttaatgATCTTAACAAGATTAATTAAGCACATTTTAACTGTGCTATATTTCTGttactcatttttctcataagtGCACAAAATTCGCAGTACAATCATAGCATTTAGTGTATACAGCTTCTTTACCATCAAGATGATAATTTATCAAATCATAAATGGGTTAAAATGACCTGacaaattcgcagtctacttattagtTTATTCTAGTTTAGTCTATTTGAGTTTATCCTCAAATAAAACGatgtttatatattatgttaccCTCTAATAATATTACCATTACACTCATTAGTACAATTGGCATTAATATTGCCTAAAACAATTTATATCTATCGATAGCTAATACATGTTCTTCTGGATTCTTATGGATTCCAAGGAACCATGTTGATCGTCGGGGCGTGTGCACTGCATTCCGCAGTTGGTGCATGTCTATTACGACCACTAGATGATTCGGACCAGAGTATTCgggtaattatttaatattatttaatatattgattAAAATTCCCAAAACAAATCCATAGAGGATTAGTTACAGTGAAATATTCATTACAACCTAATTAATAGAAAATCAGCGCATTTGTTCGATATACATTGTTATTTGTTGACGAGTGTTAAATAGTGTTTACTACAccttaaatattaaaaatttgaaCAAATACATGTATAATTGTGGTTTGCAGTTACGAAATTGCctttctcttaaataatttatttgaaagaaatatcttgTAGAGTTTTCATTGTTTAGCATCACGAAGATATTGCAATAATTGTTACAAAATTTTAGCATGCGACAAATTGCTACACTGGAGGTTACtaactttcttttttaacaaattATACATCGAAAAGTGATTTCAAAAGAGGCTAGTACAGATTTTTCCCAAATTGAACAATATATAGTTCTTACAAATAAGTAaggaaattcaattcaattacgaATTTTTGAAGAACAGAAAACACCAAATTAGATTTTCAATACTTTTAGCGgccaattttaaacaatttgtaaAATTTGGATTGCTAATTTGATATTTCGCAAATAGATATCATCATTTGGACGTTTACGAAAGTATTTTGATTGTTCTCCACAAATCAATTCGCAACCGCGTACGAATTTATAGTTTTCTGAAACAATTTACAATTGAAATAATCATTGCAGTTTTCAAAAACTAACTTAAATAAGTAAAATCCAGAAGCCGGTAACGATCTACTACGTTAGTTTTTTTAAAGAGAAACAGTTTTAAAGACAATTAGTCATCATCGAACTTCATCTTTGACAGATCGCTAAGAAACCAACCGAAAGTGATACGTTATTAAACAAAAATGGCGGAAAAGTGTTGGAAGAAATAGAGGCTGACAGTGATCCACCGAAAGATGACAGTCTGATAAAGGACGAAACGAAAGGCGAGCAAAAGGACGAGTCATATTTCGACAAAATAAAGGAAACCTTGGATCTGGATCTTCTTAAGAATGGCGTCTATCTGAACGTCATTATCGGGTTGAGTCTGTATTACGTGGCTGAATCGAATTTTAAACTGATGACTCCGTTCTTCCTAACTAGTATAGGTATGCAACGTTTCTTGATTAACGAACTAGTACCGTAACGAAGGATGTTAGTAAAACATAACGAGTTTCTGACGAGCACCATCACGAATGCTCATTCTTGAAGAAAGATAATGCAAAAACAATGGACAGAATCATTCTAATAATTAATATCCTGAAGTAATTAATGAGTGTACGATGCACAAAGCTTATTCCTCGGACATTTTACTGAACATAACGTCTATTAACTTTTATGAATGCTGCGTACATTTTCTGAATAAtaaaaagaacgaaagaacctCGACATGTCCATCTAATATCCTCGCTACGGCACATAGTGGAACGAAATCCGAAAAAACGCGACGAATGGTCAAAAATCGATTGTAAAATTTTCTCGTGCATACATGTCGTAACTGTTTTGGaacatttattttgcaattgcaTATAGGAATATGCGTTTATGTACAGTCATTATCACAATGATCGCAAAATATGAAGTATGATCACTTTTGTTGgagaacgatttttattttcattcaatGAAACGTCAAAGTAAACAACGAAAAGTAATAGCGATCGGTGTGCATTGCTCGTAAAAGTGAGATCAAATTCATTTAGATTTTATAaagtatttattataaaatttgttccgataatgtaatttatatatatagaatcgtaaaataaaaaccgGTCATTCTAGTGTTAATTACGTGTTGAAAATTGGTGCAAGGAATCATAAATAAATGGTTTCATGTAGAGAAACAGTTCTTAATTTAAATTTCGttttaacaatttattaaaattacgaGTTCTAGCTAAAgtttattgtaatttaaatttcttagtCTAGAATCTAGAGACTTTACACCCCAGACTCCAAACACAAAAGGCTCAGTTCCCGTATTATTAACGTTTTCTACCAATTTGGTGCAGTTAATGAAATTACAATGACTAAAAAGTAATTAAAATAAGATTGATAAGAAATAATTAGCTGATCAGATAGTTTCCAAAAATGATTGACAATTGAAGTTGTGTGTGTCACTTCTCAAGCCTCTGCACAATACGTATTCGAAGTTTTCACAGATCAATCTTTGCGAACAGTTTCCAAATGAAAACGTCAATATCAATAACGATACATCAGTGTTACAATCGATTTTTCGACGGTTGATCGCGTTTTTTCGGGTTTCGTTCCACCGTGCGACATTGTTTAGGACTGCGGAAAGACACCTCGAAGGAACTTAACGGTCGATAGGAATGTCAAACCTGGAAGTCGCCACTTGCTTGTCAATAACCGCATTCACCGACATTCTTGCCCGAATCCTCCTGCCGACCATCTTCGACAGATTAGGATTCAAGAAGAGATCCGTATTTTGGGTGTTCTGTCTCTTCGTTGGCATTGGACGGTCTCGTAAGTGTACTACTCTTTAATGTTACTTGAACAATGTACATGGTGTACCATATTACAatgaaacaattggtttatatATAATCATGGACACAAAATGacagttatttgaaaaataactAGATAAACTAAGACTAGATAAGATACTACTAAGATAAACTATAACTTGATAAAagaaattgtattttataatgacttgaaaataatgcaacaatgtTTATAAATTTTTTAAGTATCTTTACTATTTTGTATTCGATCGACTTATTTTTGTCGTATGTtcataaaataatattgatTAGCACtaattttaatacatttttgttgtttgtttagTCATGGTAATTCAATCCAAAGGATTGTGGTTGATAGTGACCTTCGTAGTGATTGGGTTCTTACGTGGTGCTACTTTGGTCAATCTAAACCTAAGCGTTTCCGAATGCTGTTCTTTGAAGAAGCTGCCGAGCGCTTTTGGAATGTTCATGGTGGCCAAAGGCATATTCGTCATAATCATGAGTCCGCTAATTGGTACGGCAAAATGACGATAATGTTGTTCCATAATTTCAGCATTTTCGTATGAAGTCTGATATGCAAAGCCTTTCACTGATTtcattatgtataatattacgCACTGAATAATATGAAACCGAATTAATTTAGAGTCAGTGGATATAATCTGAAGTCAATAGAAACTGTGGACATGTTGATATTTAATGTTTCTTTGATCATTAAAAGCCTACATTTATATTGGATTACCTAAATGCAAAATAATGAAtgctattaatattttaatatctaaTTTTTTTATGTACTCTTTTGTGACTGACAGtaagtttctttttttatttcattcgtttACAATCAATTGTAAGTAAGACATATTCAACGGACTAGGATAAGCGAAAGGTTTTGCCTGTTAAATTGATCTTTCAAAATCATGATTAAATGTTAAACACAATTAACACCGAATAGTTTGTTTTAACAATTATTATCTTTTCGTAGGATACATCAGAGATGTCAGCGAAAGCTATGCGATATGTATACATGTCATGACCTTGATGATATTCATTACATTTATTGCGTGGAGTTTGGAATACATTTATGATGCATTTAGGAGGAGGAGATCCTTTAAGGATCGTGTTAAGAGTGCGAAAACagaagcgatataagtgtcaaATACATATAAATTGTAACATCATCCTTTATGATCgcaagaaaaaaatattttacataCACATTTAAAAGATGTTCCACACATAAGCGATCAAACGTTGATATTATGTTCTATGAGAAACAATAACAAAACGCTGTTACACAAACCAGAAATGCATTTAATAAACAGTGTGGACGATTGATACTGTAATCGCTGCATTCTTGTGACGAAGTATTTCCAAAATATTTCGATAGAACATACACATTTGATAGTTCAACGCATCAACAACTCATCGTACACTCTACTGCACTTGTCGCAATGATATTTTTATCAACatgaatgtataataataagatagtcttgaaaaataattaaagaaaaacagAGTAAACGTAAGTAATATGGATCATCTGATTTCAAATGCTTGGCAAGAATAGAGAAATTTTATCTGTATAATGAAATTTATGATACAGGATTTCTGAACTAATGTACTTATTGTATAATACAATTCGAAAGTGTCATGAAGCTGCTGTGGCTTTTACTACAATAGTATCGGAATAATAATCACATTTACAAAGTAaaattgttacaatttcaaataaatatagCGTAACCAAGTTCCATtatcaattataaataaataagatgcATTTATTTGACGAAGAAACATAGAAATACATTCTTGCAaagaatatttcaaaatatgaaTAGCTTTATGAAAATTTCAGaacgttattatttttttcgaaTATACAGTACAATAGTTCGTGACTTTTCTtgccagactgcggattttgcgcATTTAAGATCAAAATGGAATGGTGAAAGTTGAAATAGTGAAAAATTGTTGATATACGGTTGGTGTTGAATGTATTTGTACAGCTTTTAAAACAAAACGAgacctacaaaacgcattttttaaattttcgtggtaggctcggataaaaaagttgaaaaaacatcattttttaattcttttatcatcCCAACCAATCGCAATTTTCGAAAACATATTTAAGGCATTGTCTAATAAACTTCTACCATCCCAAAAAATTCAGATCGCTTGGTCCAATTATGAAAAAGTTATTCAGTTTTGAAAAGTGTACGCATATTTTGTACTCAACTTactaaaaattatttatgaaaGAAAGGAATTTGATGCCTATATCTTGCGATTGATGCAAAC
The window above is part of the Megalopta genalis isolate 19385.01 chromosome 2, iyMegGena1_principal, whole genome shotgun sequence genome. Proteins encoded here:
- the LOC117219479 gene encoding monocarboxylate transporter 2, with the translated sequence MPNVKDIKMKAPDGGWGWFVCLGTSLITLSLRSLDPSFGLLFHEPLKKLNIDSTGASLIMSILDAIVNFSGLFIGPLLKTFSYRKVAFFGSVLSCIGLILTSCANSMIHIICTYSIISGLGTGLALASSFVALNTFFDKKRGQAVGFSMAGTTLAMMLVPQLIHVLLDSYGFQGTMLIVGACALHSAVGACLLRPLDDSDQSIRIAKKPTESDTLLNKNGGKVLEEIEADSDPPKDDSLIKDETKGEQKDESYFDKIKETLDLDLLKNGVYLNVIIGLSLYYVAESNFKLMTPFFLTSIGMSNLEVATCLSITAFTDILARILLPTIFDRLGFKKRSVFWVFCLFVGIGRSLMVIQSKGLWLIVTFVVIGFLRGATLVNLNLSVSECCSLKKLPSAFGMFMVAKGIFVIIMSPLIGYIRDVSESYAICIHVMTLMIFITFIAWSLEYIYDAFRRRRSFKDRVKSAKTEAI